One window of Trifolium pratense cultivar HEN17-A07 linkage group LG5, ARS_RC_1.1, whole genome shotgun sequence genomic DNA carries:
- the LOC123886479 gene encoding uncharacterized protein LOC123886479, with product MKDAYEFKRNKSPQKNWAKTIWCNDIPPSKSLLVWRLMLDKVPTDDKLMERGCCLPSMCSLCNTTFESSFHLFFTCRNNARFHDKSTHWRNVVSWISTNTALVGNKTSMCSNSSLIDFKILKHFNINIHPPKAISIHPPNSKEVIWLPPLIDWVKCNTDGASTQISSACGGIFRNHLAEFICCFAENTGINTAYFAELCGVMRAIEIATDNGWINVWLETDSTLVVLAFKSASLVPWKIRNRWNNCMHNITNMNFMISHIYREGNNCADALANIGLTLVHLSFWNELPQAILESYSSDRLGRPKFRFSYM from the exons ATGAAAGATGCTTATGAATTTAAGAGAAACAAATCTCCTCAGAAGAATTGGGCTAAGACCATATGGTGCAATGATATCCCTCCTTCAAAATCTCTTTTGGTTTGGAGGTTGATGCTTGACAAAGTCCCTACAGATGATAAACTTATGGAAAGAGGGTGTTGCCTTCCATCTATGTGTTCCCTCTGTAATACTACTTTTGAGTCTTCTTTCCATCTTTTCTTCACATGCAG AAACAATGCTAGATTTCATGATAAAAGTACTCATTGGAGAAATGTTGTCTCTTGGATATCAACAAATACTGCTCTTGTTGGTAACAAAACTTCAATGTGCTCAAACTCTTCTTTAATTGATTTCAAAATTCTAAAGCATTTCAATATCAACATACACCCTCCAAAAGCTATCAGCATACACCCTCCAAATTCTAAAGAAGTTATTTGGTTACCTCCTTTGATTGACTGGGTGAAGTGTAATACGGATGGTGCCTCGACTCAAATCTCCTCAGCTTGTGGAGGCATCTTTCGAAATCACCTTGCTGAATTCATTTGTTGTTTTGCTGAGAATACAGGTATTAATACTGCGTACTTTGCTGAGTTGTGTGGGGTTATGAGAGCCATTGAGATTGCTACTGATAATGGTTGGATAAATGTTTGGCTTGAAACTGACTCTACTCTTGTAGTGCTTGCCTTTAAGTCAGCATCTTTAGTTCCTTGGAAGATTAGAAATAGATGGAACAATTGCATGCATAACATTACCAACATGAACTTCATGATATCCCATATATATAGGGAAGGTAACAATTGCGCTGATGCACTTGCAAATATTGGTCTAACTCTAGTGCACCTTTCGTTCTGGAATGAATTACCCCAAGCTATATTGGAAAGTTACTCTTCTGATAGACTTGGTAGACCTAAGTTTAGATTTTCTTATATGTAA